Proteins from a genomic interval of Zingiber officinale cultivar Zhangliang chromosome 1B, Zo_v1.1, whole genome shotgun sequence:
- the LOC121989603 gene encoding putative disease resistance RPP13-like protein 3, whose product MASTVVNLVLGKLGELASSEVAGLLNVGAQIASLTETLALIQSRLRDADQKPRSEQSHSLQEWMRQIRNLAFEMEDLVDEYATRLGRASAAGGRKSCLRRIAAFPSRILTRHRLASRLQDIHAKFQDLCKQTSQLGIQAPSSWPTSSSSSYSSSSAADARLARRCELEEDIVGFDEDMKDIKRQLFDISSTDRVVLSVVGPGGLGKTTLANKVYKSADVKNYFQCKAWVSVSQNYGVKELLCSIVKQVFDFNDEQVKGMEELEMKEKLSEHLRDRRYLVVMDDIWQVAAWNAIKAAFPKESAGSRVLLTTRKMNVANVADVPPHELKFWNVEESWNLFCRKAFRTTSCPPEFERFKEDIFRKSKGLPLAIVVLGGLLRGTSQASDWRKKLDYISYEFREGEDQIQSILALSYHDLPHHLKPCFLYFAAFPEDYIIAAERIIHLWIAEGFIQTKDKVDQTMEDLAEAYLKDLTDRSMLQTERMNHFYVQSVRIHDLLLDLARHEARELNFYRSINDRGDDPRALRRLCVTENVNDHVSLNCSTNKLRSLVIYPNEGFQRTLAVTVAGAKFLRVLDLVEIPIEHLPKEIGDLILLRYLNLYQSKLKELPSSIGNLIHLQTFNIQFTEIQHLPDAFWKIRTLRHVFLNEENTSMPNPTYCSEDIQTLSNISSGPWVCDGALEKLRNLRRLYLRNLSSSDEDALANAVQNLSRLEMLALIGESLPVSLLTSSCYHHIQIMDLAGPLVRPARIHVEAENSRIFSNLISLAIVNTRLEKDEDIALLSSLANLENLLVCLDAFVGRVLVFPKGGFPRLQGIVLYRVSTLEQWEVGEGAMPLLQHLRLCGCINMRKLPEGLVRLTELKQIEIREMEMIERRVNKDTGEDYHKIKHVPCVVIN is encoded by the exons ATGGCGTCTACGGTGGTGAACTTGGTGCTGGGGAAGCTTGGCGAACTTGCTTCCAGCGAGGTCGCCGGCCTCCTCAACGTGGGTGCACAGATCGCGTCGCTGACGGAAACACTGGCACTGATTCAATCCCGTCTCAGAGATGCCGACCAGAAACCCAGATCCGAGCAAAGCCACTCTTTGCAGGAGTGGATGAGACAGATCCGGAACTTGGCGTTCGAGATGGAAGACCTGGTGGACGAATACGCGACGCGGCTAGGCCGCGCTTCAGCCGCCGGCGGCCGGAAGAGCTGTCTCCGACGCATCGCCGCCTTCCCCTCCCGGATCCTCACTCGCCATCGGCTCGCGAGCCGCCTGCAGGACATCCATGCCAAATTTCAAGATTTATGCAAACAAACGTCGCAACTTGGCATCCAAGCTCCGTCCTCCTGGCCCACCTCCTCTTCATCCTCTTACTCCTCTTCCTCTGCGGCTGACGCAAGGCTTGCTCGAAG ATGCGAACTAGAAGAAGACATTGTCGGTTTTGATGAAGATATGAAAGACATCAAAAGGCAACTATTTGACATTAGTTCAACAGATCGCGTTGTCCTTTCGGTTGTTGGTCCTGGGGGTTTGGGCAAAACAACGCTGGCTAATAAGGTCTACAAGAGTGCAGATGTCAAAAACTATTTCCAGTGCAAGGCATGGGTGTCCGTCTCACAGAACTATGGGGTCAAAGAACTCTTGTGCAGCATTGTGAAGCAAGTGTTCGACTTCAACGATGAGCAAGTAAAAGGTATGGAAGAACTAGAGATGAAGGAAAAGTTGTCCGAGCACTTGCGCGACAGAAGGTATCTAGTCGTGATGGATGATATTTGGCAGGTCGCAGCTTGGAACGCCATTAAAGCAGCTTTCCCAAAAGAATCGGCAGGATCCAGAGTGTTGCTGACCACGCGCAAGATGAACGTTGCGAACGTTGCAGATGTTCCTCCACACGAGCTGAAATTTTGGAATGTCGAAGAGAGCTGGAATTTGTTCTGCAGGAAAGCTTTCCGCACAACATCCTGCCCACCTGAGTTTGAGCGATTCAAGGAAGATATCTTCAGAAAATCTAAAGGGTTGCCTCTTGCCATTGTGGTACTCGGAGGACTTTTGAGAGGTACAAGTCAAGCTAGTGACTGGAGGAAAAAGCTGGATTATATTTCTTATGAATTCAGAGAAGGAGAAGACCAAATCCAAAGTATATTAGCTCTCAGTTACCATGATCTTCCGCATCATTTGAAGCCTTGCTTCCTCTATTTTGCAGCCTTTCCTGAGGACTATATCATTGCTGCAGAGAGGATAATACATTTATGGATCGCTGAGGGTTTCATACAAACGAAGGACAAAGTGGATCAAACAATGGAGGACCTCGCGGAGGCATATTTGAAGGATTTGACTGACAGATCCATGTTACAAACGGAAAGAATGAATCATTTTTATGTACAGTCAGTTCGCATTCATGATCTTCTTCTTGATCTAGCACGTCATGAAGCTCGTGAGCTTAACTTCTACAGGTCCATTAATGACAGAGGTGACGATCCAAGAGCTTTACGGCGTCTCTGTGTCACTGAAAATGTCAACGACCATGTCTCGTTGAACTGTTCTACCAATAAACTACGGTCACTTGTAATTTATCCGAATGAAGGTTTTCAGAGAACGCTGGCAGTTACCGTCGCCGGAGCAAAGTTCCTCAGGGTCTTGGATTTGGTAGAAATACCCATTGAACACTTACCAAAGGAGATTGGGGACTTGATCCTGCTAAGGTATCTAAATTTGTACCAATCGAAACTGAAGGAGCTGCCTTCATCCATTGGAAACCTCATCCACTTGCAGACTTTCAATATACAATTTACTGAGATTCAACATTTGCCGGATGCATTTTGGAAAATCCGAACACTGAGACATGTATTCCTCAATGAGGAGAATACGAGCATGCCTAATCCGACATACTGCTCGGAAGACATTCAGACACTATCGAATATTTCAAGTGGTCCATGGGTATGTGATGGTGCACTGGAGAAGCTGAGAAATCTTCGAAGATTGTATTTGAGAAACTTGTCCAGCTCTGATGAGGATGCTTTAGCGAATGCAGTCCAGAACCTTTCCCGGCTCGAGATGTTGGCATTGATTGGAGAATCCTTGCCGGTGAGCCTCCTAACTTCATCTTGCTACCATCATATTCAGATTATGGATTTGGCAGGACCATTGGTAAGACCTGCAAGGATTCACGTAGAGGCGGAAAATTCCAGGATATTTTCCAACCTGATCTCTCTTGCTATTGTGAACACAAGGTTGGAAAAGGATGAAGATATTGCATTGCTCTCATCTCTAGCAAACCTGGAGAATCTTCTTGTGTGTCTTGATGCATTTGTAGGAAGAGTTTTGGTGTTTCCAAAGGGAGGTTTTCCTCGTCTCCAAGGGATCGTACTGTATAGAGTGAGCACCTTGGAGCAGTGGGAAGTGGGAGAGGGAGCAATGCCTCTCCTTCAGCATCTAAGACTTTGTGGCTGCATAAATATGAGAAAGCTACCAGAGGGACTTGTAAGATTGACTGAGCTCAAACAAATTGAAATACGGGAAATGGAAATGATAGAGAGAAGGGTAAACAAGGATACTGGAGAAGATTATCACAAGATCAAGCATGTTCCTTGCGTTGTAATAAATTGA